Proteins encoded in a region of the Paenibacillus sp. E222 genome:
- a CDS encoding response regulator transcription factor: MNGTLQQNRILIVDDDKRVRGLLRMYLEKEQFIVEEASLGWQALSKLHHDSYAMIILDWILPDIKGIEICQYLRTNLSIPVMFLTAKSEEGNRLEAFKAGADDFVMKPFSPREVVLRIKTMMARYNGLIKPASKDHSASEVLISSILINPTSRRVTVEDEEIHMTPKEFDLLYHLATHAEIAFSRQDLLRIVWKVEHEEDLDYRTVDTHVKRLRDKLSEHVPNREDLIQTLWGFGYILRLPH, from the coding sequence CATGTATTTGGAGAAAGAACAATTTATCGTTGAGGAGGCTTCGCTGGGCTGGCAAGCCTTAAGCAAGCTTCATCATGACTCGTATGCCATGATCATTCTGGATTGGATTCTCCCCGATATTAAGGGGATTGAAATATGCCAATATCTACGGACCAACTTAAGCATACCCGTCATGTTTCTGACAGCCAAGTCAGAAGAGGGGAATCGGCTTGAAGCTTTCAAAGCCGGGGCGGATGACTTTGTCATGAAACCGTTCAGTCCGAGGGAAGTTGTGCTGCGCATCAAAACCATGATGGCTCGTTATAACGGATTAATCAAACCTGCGTCAAAAGACCATTCAGCAAGCGAGGTGTTGATCTCCTCTATTTTAATCAATCCTACTTCCCGAAGAGTCACAGTAGAAGACGAGGAGATTCATATGACTCCCAAAGAATTTGATTTGCTTTATCATCTGGCGACACACGCGGAAATCGCATTCTCCAGGCAGGATTTGCTGAGAATTGTTTGGAAAGTGGAGCATGAGGAAGATCTGGATTATCGAACCGTAGATACCCATGTAAAACGGTTGCGGGACAAACTCTCCGAACATGTGCCGAATCGGGAAGATCTGATTCAAACCCTGTGGGGGTTCGGTTATATTCTTCGTCTGCCTCACTGA